The following is a genomic window from Flavobacterium crassostreae.
GCTAAAATTTTGAAGTAAAAAAAGACTCCCGATATGTTTTAGAGCTATACCAAACCCCTAATCTTTTGTCATTTGAAGATGGGGTATGCCATCTTCTAGATACATCGCACTAGTTGGCACAAATCCATGACTTTCGTAAAATTTTTGCAAATACTGCTGTGCTCCTATGGTGATTTTGGTAGTTTTAAAATGCGTGGCAATACCCGCAATGGCGTGACGCATTAATTCTTGCCCCCATTTTCTATCCCTAAAATTGGAGGCTACCACTACCCTACCTATAGAGGCATTTGGATAACTAATCCCTGCTTCTAAAAGACGGGCGTGCGCTACAATAGCGCCTTTGTAAGTTGCAAATAAATGCAAAGCCAACTTATCTTTGGAGTCTATATCTAGATAAACACAGTTTTGTTCTACCACAAATACTTGACTACGGAGTTGTAATAAATCATATAATTCATTTACCGTAAGTGCCTCAAAAGGCTTTGTTTGCCATTGTAATGCCATCGCTATTGTTTTTTTGAGTGGGTTATAAAATCCAAAAATACCCTTTAATTATTTATCCATAACCTGTACCGATTTTATGATGGCTTCGAGCTCGTGCATAAGATCTCTTTTTTCTTTAGACGGAGAGTAACAAAACCCTTCTAAAATCCAGGCACTATTGTTTTTGGGGTCCATCAACGCATACGTAATAAAAGGTCCAGACATAAAATCATTCTTTAAAACCCAAGTGCCTTTCATCTCGTAGGCCAATTTTCCATCCAGTTGTATCTTAAAAAAATAGGGCGCATAGGCTTCTTCGGTGATCATGGCCGTATCGGGCTCTTTGCCATGGATGTATAAGTTGCCAATAGAATCTCGGGCTTTAATAAGAGATGCTACGAGATTTTCTTTGCTAATATTTGATGACAGAGGTATTTTATAGAGCAACAAACTACTGTTACCGCTTACAATTTCTTTTTTGAACCAAATAAAATTAGTTTGCTCTAATACGCACTGGTAGTTTTCTGGAATTTGAATTTTGAGTTGAAATTTATTCTTTGCTTTTTTGGCATTCGATAAAGAGTTCCGAATCAAAAGTTGGCTTTCTTTAATTTCGGTCGCTTTGATGGTTTGAATAATTTCGGGGGCTTTATTTTCAATTATTTTTATAATAGCAGCGGTAGATTTGCCCGAAATACAAAAGATGTTTTTGGCCTTGGCATGGGTGTCTTTCTTTATATAAAAATGGTTTTGCGCATCTCTTTTTATCAATATAATATTGCGGCTGTCTGCTATAAAGCCTTCCATCAATTTTACTGGATATTGGTTGATGGTAAATAGCGGCTCCTCTTGAGGCAAGCCAATTACTGGCGAAGCAAATTTATTACGGATGCTGTCTCCCACTTCGCCATTCCAGAGTTGGTCTTCAATGAGTATCGAAATGGTATTGATTGGATTGGTTGCTTGGGTACTATTCTTGGCATTTTCTTTTTGACAAGAATAAAACAACAAGGCCAACAAAACAACTAAAAAGGGAGAATGGATCATTTGGAACAGTTTATAAACAAAACCCTTTGGTGCAAAACATTGGTTTTATCTCTTGATTCGTAGTTTCATACCGGGCTTTATAGCTTCACCGCGAATACCGTTCCATTTTTTTAAATCTACGATAGAAACTCCAGAATATTTTTTGGCAATACTATACAAAGAGTCGCCTTTTTTAACCGAATAGCTTTTGTTAGCTGCTACACTAGCTCGTTGGGACACTCTTAATTTGCGTCCAGCAGTAATGGTATTGGTTCTTAGAGCATTCCATTTTTTTAAATTAGCAACGCTAACGTGGTATTTTCGGGCTATTGCACCTAGATTATCTCCAGAGCGTATGGTATGGTATCTAGCGGCCAGATTGCGGCTTTGTCGATCTATTGTGGGGGTTGCTTTGGCTACTTGGGAGCGGGGTTGTTCTTTTAGCTTTTCTTGGTGATTCGCATAGGCATAAATTTTTTCTTCGTTAGATACAAAAACGGCTATTTTTGATTTTGGTAATCTCAAATAGTGGTCGTCTTGCTCGTAAACCGGAATAACTTCTAGTTTGTAAGACGGATTCAGTGCCTGCAATTGGGGTACCGAAACGTCTAACAAATTAGAAATTTGTTGGAACGATAGCTGTTGTCTAATTCTTACGGTATCGGTGGCAAAATGGGGTATTATGGCCTCTTCTGGCACAATGCCGTGTTCTTTATGGTATTCATAAAGATACATGGTAGCCAAAAAAGCAGGAACATATCCTTGGGTTTCTTTGGGTAGTTTTTTGCGGATATTCCAATAATTTTGTTTTCCACCAGATCTTCGGATGGCCTTAGAGACGTTTCCGGGGCCAGAGTTATACGATGCCAAAACCAACTCCCAATCTCCAAAAATGCCATGCATTCTAGACATATATTTGGCCGCAGCTGCGGTGGCTTTTAGTGGATCACTGCGCTCGTCTATGTAGGAGTCAATGTGTAAATCGTACTGTTTTCCGGTTTGGTACATAAATTGCCAAAGGCCAGTTGCTCCCATTCTGGAGACTGCTTTTGGATTCAAGGCCGATTCTACAATGGCGAGGTATTTTATCTCTAATGGAACATTTTCTTTGGCAAAGGCTGCTTCAAAAATGGGAAAATAATATTGGGAAAGCCCCATCAATTTACCAAAAGATTTTTTGCGGTATTTTAAATAGGCTTTGATGATGTTCTCTAAACTTGGATGGTATTCTATCCTAAAAGGAGATTTTGCATTCATGGCCTTCAGCCTAGATTTTAAGACACTTGTGGGCAGGTCATAGGCTACTTTTTTATCAAAATCAATGTTTTGAATATCTGCGGTAAGCTCCTCAAATAAATCCAGATTGTTTAGCTCGGTCATCCATAGGCTATCTACGCATAGGGCTATTTCATCTTTTACAAAAGTGCTTTTTATAGAATCTAGGTACGAGAGAGAACTAGCGTGCTTAAATATATCTTTTGGAACTGTTCGTTGTTGTGAGAATACAGGAGCCGAAATAAGCAATAATAAGGCACAAGTGGTATTTTTTAAAAACATAATTTTAATTTCAATAGGGGCGTATAAAAGGCAATTATACCATTTTTTTTACAAACCCCTAGTGTTGAAATCAAAAAAATATTTTTTGTGTTTTTATAAAATACTAACAATCCATTAGTTATCTAATATTGCTGCAATTCCTGGAAGTGTTTTTCCTTCTAGCATTTCGAGCATTGCACCGCCTCCGGTAGATACATAACTCATTTTGTCTTCTAAATTAAATTGTTTTACTGCAGCAACAGAATCACCTCCGCCTACTAACGAGAAAGCGCCGTTTTGAGTAGCCTTGGCTATACTATTTCCTAAAGCTATCGTTCCTTTGGCAAAAGCATCCATTTCGAAAACACCTAATGGCCCGTTCCAAAGAATGGTTTTGGACTCCAAAAGCACTTTTTCAAAAATAACTAAAGACTCCGGACCTACATCCAGCCCTTGCCATCCGTCTGGAATTTGGTTGGCAGCAACAATTTGGGTTTTGGCGTCGTTAGAAAAACTATCTGCAGCTACCACATCTACGGGTAAGTGAATTTGTACGCCTTTTTCTTTGGCTAGTTGTAGTATTTCTAAGGCCAATTCTTGTTTGTCGTCTTCGCAAATAGAATTGCCTATTTTTCCTCCCAAGGCTTTTACAAAGGTAAAAGTCATACCGCCACCTATTATTATGTGGTCTACTTTGTCTAGTATGTTTTCTATAACGGTTATTTTAGAAGATACCTTGGAGCCTCCTAAAATTGCTGTTACTGGTTTTTGGCTGTTTTTAAGCACTCTATTTAAACTTTCTATCTCTTTGGCTAGCAAGGTTCCAAAACATTTTTGGTTAGCAAAGAACTGCGCTATAATAGTGGTAGAAGCATGCGCTCGGTGTGCCGTACCAAAGGCATCATTTACATAGATATCACCTAAAGAAGCGAGTGCTTTTGCAAAAGCGAGGTCTCCGGCTTCTTCTTCGGGATGAAAACGCAAATTTTCTAACAATAAAACGGTTCCAGGCTGTAGATTAGATGCGGCTTTTTGTGCGGCTTCACCGACACAATCTGCAACAAATTCTACGGTAACTCCAAGTATAGCCGAAACGGTGTTTACTATGTGTTTTAAAGAATATTTCTCTTGAATCCCTTTTGGTCTGCCCAAATGTGACATCAAAATCACACTACCGCCTTGTGACAAAATAGCGTCAATGGTGGGTTTGGCAGCCTCAATACGCGTGGCATCAGTTACTTGAAAATTTTCGTCCAAAGGAACATTAAAATCAACACGAATAAGGGCTTTTTTATTTTTAAAATTAAAATCGCGTAACGTTTTCATCTTATTTTTGTTTTTTAGTTTTTATTCAAAGAGCTACAAATATAGCATTTTGCCGGCTTTTGAATTACAAAAAAAACACAAAACAAACCCAAAAGTAGCTTGCACTTGTTTTTGTAACTATTCTGGGCAAGAATACAATTTAAATACCTTCCAGAAAAGAAAAAGTCTAGCATTGGGAACCAACTAGTACTTCTTTTTTAAAAAATATGGGGTATAAAAAATGCGGTAGAATATACCGCATTGTATTTATTATGTATAAAAATTAGTCGTGAACTGGTCCTTGTGTACACGGACAATTACTGATGCCTTGCAAGAAATCAAACCCTAAGGTAATCATGTGGGTTCCGGAATTAAATGACGAAAGCGCATTGAAGGTTACTTGATACGAATATCCAAAGTAAAATTTGGATTTTTGAAAACCAGCCATTGGTCCTAAATTAAGTGGTTTCATGGGTTGGTCGTTTAAGAAACGGTAGGACGCTCCAATCCAGTAGTAATCTTCGTAACGATTGTATTTTCTATACTTAAAATTGACATCCGTACTGGATCTTTTGTCACTAGCAAAATATTGAAAAAATACAGATGGTTCTAGCTCTACACGGTTGGTAGATCCTTTAAAAACCATACCACTATAAATTTGGTAATTGCGCAGTAAGTTAGGCTCTACTCCCGAAAATTTTACGGTGTTTTTATCTAAAATATTACTGGCATTAAAAGCGGCATAGAACCCTTTGTTACGGTACAAAGCACTCACATCAAAGTTGCTATTTGTTGTAAAACGATTGTCTGTAATGCTGGGGTCTAAAACGGGATGTTCATAATCCGTATTAAATTCATTTATATCAATCTTAAAGTTATTATAGTTATACGATAGTCCGAAAGATAGGTATTGCTTGGAGTAATAATCTAAAATTAAATGGTGTGCAAAAGAAACCTTGGCTCCAGTTTGGCGGGTGTAGCCATTTTTATCATTATACACAGAGATACCTACTCCAGAACGGTCTAAAACTCTAAAATCTGCATAGAGTGATTGGTTGTCGGGCGCCTCTTTTATGCCTACCCACTGAGTCAAACCATTAACTCGGATCCGGAAGTTATCTCCAATACCTGCATAAGTAGGCGAAATAACAAAAGGGTTGTCTGAAAGATACTGTGTAAATACTGGCAAATTTAACTCCTGACTGTAGCTAGATGTAGTTACAGTCAAAAGTAAAAAAGATATTAGTAATTTTTTCATGATTCTATTTTTAATGGCTAGCTAAACATATTCGTTATCCGGTTATCTGTACAAGGTAAAGTGGCCTACAAATTCACGGTCATCTTTGTTATTGTTCAGTTTAAGCGTGTACCAGTAATCTCCAGATGGCAGTTCTTCGCCATTGTATTTACCGTCCCATTTTTGTCCCAATTTATATTTGGCAATCAAACGTCCGTAACGATCGAATATAGAGAACGATAGGTCTGGATAATTATTGGTACATCCTGGTGCCCAAGTATCTAAATAGCCATCTCCGTTTGGTGTGAAATAGTTTGGAATACAAACATCTACCACTTCAAATTGTCTACTCAAGGTAGCGGTACAGCCATTTTTATCTCGAACCTCCACGGTATGAATTCCGGATTGGTACAACACAAAGGTAGCATTACTTGAGAAAGCACCACCATCAAAACTATACGTATAATTACCGGCTCCTCCTGTTGTAGTTGCTTTAATTTGGTTCAAATCTCCATCAACAACCACTAGTGCAAGTGGGTCTACTTGTACTACTTTAAACTCTGGTGTAGTTTTAATACAACCATTAGTGTGTCTAACCGTAATGGTATGGGGACCTGGGGCAACATTTTCAAAAATATTGCTAGTTTGGTAGTTTCCTAAACCATCCAAATCAAAGTCAAGATCTGCTGGGTTATTGCTGGCATCATAGGTTACAGTAATCGTATTGGCTTGTGTGTTATTTACACAATCATAACGTACCGTTGCTATTCCATTTATAACTAC
Proteins encoded in this region:
- a CDS encoding LysM peptidoglycan-binding domain-containing protein, translated to MFLKNTTCALLLLISAPVFSQQRTVPKDIFKHASSLSYLDSIKSTFVKDEIALCVDSLWMTELNNLDLFEELTADIQNIDFDKKVAYDLPTSVLKSRLKAMNAKSPFRIEYHPSLENIIKAYLKYRKKSFGKLMGLSQYYFPIFEAAFAKENVPLEIKYLAIVESALNPKAVSRMGATGLWQFMYQTGKQYDLHIDSYIDERSDPLKATAAAAKYMSRMHGIFGDWELVLASYNSGPGNVSKAIRRSGGKQNYWNIRKKLPKETQGYVPAFLATMYLYEYHKEHGIVPEEAIIPHFATDTVRIRQQLSFQQISNLLDVSVPQLQALNPSYKLEVIPVYEQDDHYLRLPKSKIAVFVSNEEKIYAYANHQEKLKEQPRSQVAKATPTIDRQSRNLAARYHTIRSGDNLGAIARKYHVSVANLKKWNALRTNTITAGRKLRVSQRASVAANKSYSVKKGDSLYSIAKKYSGVSIVDLKKWNGIRGEAIKPGMKLRIKR
- a CDS encoding PorP/SprF family type IX secretion system membrane protein, with the protein product MKKLLISFLLLTVTTSSYSQELNLPVFTQYLSDNPFVISPTYAGIGDNFRIRVNGLTQWVGIKEAPDNQSLYADFRVLDRSGVGISVYNDKNGYTRQTGAKVSFAHHLILDYYSKQYLSFGLSYNYNNFKIDINEFNTDYEHPVLDPSITDNRFTTNSNFDVSALYRNKGFYAAFNASNILDKNTVKFSGVEPNLLRNYQIYSGMVFKGSTNRVELEPSVFFQYFASDKRSSTDVNFKYRKYNRYEDYYWIGASYRFLNDQPMKPLNLGPMAGFQKSKFYFGYSYQVTFNALSSFNSGTHMITLGFDFLQGISNCPCTQGPVHD
- a CDS encoding GNAT family N-acetyltransferase — encoded protein: MALQWQTKPFEALTVNELYDLLQLRSQVFVVEQNCVYLDIDSKDKLALHLFATYKGAIVAHARLLEAGISYPNASIGRVVVASNFRDRKWGQELMRHAIAGIATHFKTTKITIGAQQYLQKFYESHGFVPTSAMYLEDGIPHLQMTKD
- a CDS encoding phosphoglycerate kinase, coding for MKTLRDFNFKNKKALIRVDFNVPLDENFQVTDATRIEAAKPTIDAILSQGGSVILMSHLGRPKGIQEKYSLKHIVNTVSAILGVTVEFVADCVGEAAQKAASNLQPGTVLLLENLRFHPEEEAGDLAFAKALASLGDIYVNDAFGTAHRAHASTTIIAQFFANQKCFGTLLAKEIESLNRVLKNSQKPVTAILGGSKVSSKITVIENILDKVDHIIIGGGMTFTFVKALGGKIGNSICEDDKQELALEILQLAKEKGVQIHLPVDVVAADSFSNDAKTQIVAANQIPDGWQGLDVGPESLVIFEKVLLESKTILWNGPLGVFEMDAFAKGTIALGNSIAKATQNGAFSLVGGGDSVAAVKQFNLEDKMSYVSTGGGAMLEMLEGKTLPGIAAILDN
- a CDS encoding DUF4837 family protein — encoded protein: MIHSPFLVVLLALLFYSCQKENAKNSTQATNPINTISILIEDQLWNGEVGDSIRNKFASPVIGLPQEEPLFTINQYPVKLMEGFIADSRNIILIKRDAQNHFYIKKDTHAKAKNIFCISGKSTAAIIKIIENKAPEIIQTIKATEIKESQLLIRNSLSNAKKAKNKFQLKIQIPENYQCVLEQTNFIWFKKEIVSGNSSLLLYKIPLSSNISKENLVASLIKARDSIGNLYIHGKEPDTAMITEEAYAPYFFKIQLDGKLAYEMKGTWVLKNDFMSGPFITYALMDPKNNSAWILEGFCYSPSKEKRDLMHELEAIIKSVQVMDK